The sequence below is a genomic window from Myxocyprinus asiaticus isolate MX2 ecotype Aquarium Trade chromosome 9, UBuf_Myxa_2, whole genome shotgun sequence.
ctaaattTTTTGTTTCAATTAAAACTAATTGTTTAGTATTAATGgagttttataaatatatgttatttGTGTGTGGTTTGTGTGGATTAGGTGTCTGATGCTGCAGGCTCCATGAATACATCTCTGGTGGCCCAGAGCAGCCCTTTCAAACAAGAAATGCTCACTCCAGATGAGTGCTATATCCTGGACAATGGAGTGGACAGCAAGATCTTTCTTTGGAAAGGTATGGTCAACATTcaactgtgatttttattttggtGTCCTTTGTTATATCCAGGTCATAACCACCATAGTCAATGAGGTGGACATGTCCCCTCAATATTCAGATAAGTGGTcaatcaatatgggtttttcaatgggaGATTTTTGGACATTTGGTATGTTCCAAATGttaaatatttggttacatccttgtattatactgtatgtaaattaattaaaGCCACTAGATGAAATACAGAGTGAAGATGGCTGTGTTTTACTTTATGGATCCTCTCATGTATTTAAATCCCTCAGGAGCGAACGCTAATACAGATGAACGTAAGGCAGCCATGAAGACAGCTGagcagtttatcaaagacaaaaaCTACCCCCAAAACACACAGGTATTGACCTCATCAGAAATCTGATTTGGAACCAGCCTTAGTTACCTTGTTAATGAAGTAAATCAAGTGGAAGCCAAATCCTAACTAGTCTGTCTATCATTCTTTCTGTAATCAGATCCAAGTTATGCCAGCTGGAGGTGAGACCACACTGTTTAAACAGTTCTTCAGTAACTGGAAAGATAAGGATCAGACCACAGGTCCAGGAAAGGCCTACAGCATTGGTCGGATTGCAAATGTTCAGCAGATTCCCTTTGATGCCTCCAGTCTGCACTCCAACAAAGCAATGGCAGCCCAGCATGGTATGCTGGACGACGGCTCTGGCAAGGTCCAGGTAAAAGTACTGATCCTAAAGAGAGCAAGGACCAGTTGTTTTTAGAACTCCTTCTAATTGGGCTTATATTTTGTAAGATTTTGTTATTTGTAATGTATGTCTATGTTTATGATATGTTGTTATTGTGTTGCCACTGATCCAGAAATAGGATAGAAAGTCCACAATGCTTTTGCAGCAACACACTGTGATTGTATGAAGACTCTTGCACTGGACTTCTGCAGGTGTGGCGTGTGGAGGGTGGGGATAGAGTTCCTGTGGACCCTTCTAGCTATGGGCAGTTTTATGGAGGAGACTGTTACCTGATACTCTACACCTACCGCCAAGGAAGCAGAGAGCAACACATTATCTACACCTGGTGAGCTAAGACAATCACAGGTTGACATGTTGATACATATACTTATTAATCAACAAATTAACCAAAGTCAATATTTAATGGTCTAACTAGatgtcttattttttatttcaggcaGGGGCTTAAGTGCACACAAGATGAACTGGCTGCTTCAGCTTTTCTTACAGTCAAGCTGGACGATTCCATGGGCGGTGCACCTGTCCAGGTATTAACAAACACACCCCTCACCTCCTGTGTTTGGTCAAATTATCTTGTATTTTTCAGTCTCCTGTTGTCTTGTCTAATATGCTACACAGAAAAgttcattttatattaaataattgtGGTCAAGGTCTACTTGATTTGGAACTCACTATAATGTCCCACTGCAGGTccgtgtcactcaaggccaggaACCGGCCCATTTGATGAGTCTGTTTAAGGGGAAACCCATGATCATCCACTTGGGTGGGACTTCACGTAAAGGTGGTCAGAGTCGGACTGGTAGCACACGCCTCTTCCACATCCGCCAGAGCTCCACCCGTGCAACACGCGCTGTGGAGGTCAGTGATAACTTAAGTCACTCCAcaacaacacacactgtacatggACTTAGAAATGACCAACAGGAAATTATCTCTGACTcattctctatctttctctctctctccttaacaAGGTGGAACCCTCTGCAGCTAAACTGAACACTAATGATGTGTTTGTGCTGAAGTGTCCTGAAGGCATGTTTCTGTGGAGAGGAACGGGCGCATCAGAGGAAGAAATGGCTGCTGCAAAATACGTCTGCAGCTTCCTTGGAGGAAATGTCACTGAAATTTCAGAGGGCAAAGAGCCAGGTGGGTGCCTGCTGTTTCAGTAATGTTCAGGCATTGTAATGTTCATGGTGACCCTTTGTAATATTCGATTAACCACGAGGGTTCAATGATTATTTGGTTATTAATCATTTGGTTACTCGGGAATAAAGAATATTTATTGCACTGGATATGCATCAAACACTAgaaatagcagggaataaagttcACAGTGAGCTATAAGCTTAATTGCACAAACCTATTTTTTACTTGGCACGGTGGCTAAAAAATGCGGCTGTCATGTGCAAGTCGCTGAAAAACAATcggaaaaacagcgcagacgcacgcaaaaacaTCTGTTAACAGCCTTTTACTCGCCCTATacatgaaaaactgacctgaacctggcCTGAAACCCGACAGTTTGTCTTGTACTGTTGGGCTTGGatcaggttgaagacctctattgcacgtTTAGACTAATCGATTTTGGTATTAAAATACAGGCCTGTCAAACGGTTAACTGAATAATAACTatctgtgcacatccctattaaagACATCCCTTACATCCCTAAATTCCCTGTTATTTATCAGTTTTGTTattacaaaaatgtcacttcaattTTCACAACATTTAAAGCCAAGGTTTTTTTATGACAAAGGAAAAAATAtagtgttcatgttttgttttgcttatATAAAATGCAACTTTCTCAGTAATTCTTACTTCCCTCTCCTGTGtttccttttctctctttctctctctttcatctcATCTTGCTCTTCTCAGCTGGGTTTTGGTCTGCTCTGGGTGGAAAGAAGGATTATCAGACCTCCAAAAGTCTGCAGAAGACAGTTAAACCTCCTCGTCTGTTTGGCTGCTCCAACAAGAGTGGACGTCTGGTTGTGAGTTCACCTAGATGGGTTTTACaatttatttggaaatgatttctTTGTTAAATGAATGCATATACTTTACTTTACCTCACCCTTTTCATCTCAGGCTGAAGAAGTGCCTGGAGAGTTCACCCAGTCTGATTTGGCCACTGATGATGTCATGCTTCTGGATACTTGGGATCAGGTTAGAAAAATTCAATATACCATTAGTgacttgaagtcaacatgaaatgacattcacaataatatgaaaaaaaaatatgagaaaaaaTGTAAGGCGAGGCTCGATTATATCCATTGAGATTTAACTGGATCTGGAAAAGTGATGTTACATACCTGATTTGAGTCAAGTGGTTGGAGAGGAGAGGTTAAAGaagtaagagggatttgtgaCGTTAGCTGAAATGGAAAGTCGTTTCAGTGGCATaacaaattatacagtatatctgtataACTTGATACATTAAGTTATATGAAGTTAttgcaaatattttgaaaaaaaatattttatttttttatttaccattAAAATGGTATCATATTTTACACTGTTTTAGCATGTACATAATGTTTATTGGACATTATACAAGTACCTACATAATCTTCAACCAAGTTCAGTTATTGCAGCTGCTGAAAATGATATTCCCTGAATCTTTTCTCCTTAGATCTTT
It includes:
- the LOC127446590 gene encoding gelsolin-like: MVFHKEFQNAGKEPGLQIWRIEKMDLKQVPKQLHGNFFTGDAYVVLFTTSAPSYSIHIWLGNECSQDESGAAAIFAMQLDDHLGGAPVQYREVQNNESLKFLGFFKSGIKYKQGGVASGFQHVVTNDMNVKRLLHVKGRRTIRATEVNMSWASFNRGDCFIVDLGKDIYQWCGSESNRFERLKASQVAIDIRDNERNGRAALHMIEEGSEPEAVLNVLGPKPNIPAGSPDDETTDRANQKKGTLYMVSDAAGSMNTSLVAQSSPFKQEMLTPDECYILDNGVDSKIFLWKGANANTDERKAAMKTAEQFIKDKNYPQNTQIQVMPAGGETTLFKQFFSNWKDKDQTTGPGKAYSIGRIANVQQIPFDASSLHSNKAMAAQHGMLDDGSGKVQVWRVEGGDRVPVDPSSYGQFYGGDCYLILYTYRQGSREQHIIYTWQGLKCTQDELAASAFLTVKLDDSMGGAPVQVRVTQGQEPAHLMSLFKGKPMIIHLGGTSRKGGQSRTGSTRLFHIRQSSTRATRAVEVEPSAAKLNTNDVFVLKCPEGMFLWRGTGASEEEMAAAKYVCSFLGGNVTEISEGKEPAGFWSALGGKKDYQTSKSLQKTVKPPRLFGCSNKSGRLVAEEVPGEFTQSDLATDDVMLLDTWDQIFLWIGNEANEVERTGSAKIAKEYVESDPSGRRGTPVITIKQGFEPPTFTGWFQAWDPKMWDTDPLDRIRARF